The DNA window GCCCGAAGTTGTCCCCCAACCGGCTCCCCAAAGGACACCTGCCAACTCGCCTTGGCTATTGAAGATCGGACCACCGGAATCGCCCTGCCGAGCGGCGACCGATAGCTCGACCATTTCGTACGGCTTGTTCAAGGCCGGTGCGACGTACTGCGTGCATTTGCCAGTGATGGCGCGATATTTCCCCGAACCATAGCCGGCGATCGTCAGCGGTTCTCCAGGCTGCGGCGGTCGCGTGGCGAGCGGCACCGGCGGCACGTTGGGACGCCATACGGCTAGTGCCGCCAAATCCCAAGTCCGATCAGTCGTGATGACCCGCGCCGCCGAGCGAAAGCCGTCGGGAAAAACAACTTCGACCGTATGCGTCGCGTCCGCAACGACGTGCCAGTTGGTTAGTACCAGGCCGTAATCGCCACGCACATCGACTAATGTACCGGAGCCGAACGAGGTACCCCCTTCTTCGGGAGCAATGACGCGCACCACCGCCGGATGTGGTTGCTGCGGAACTTCCGCCGGTCGCGTGGCCGGTGGTGCGAACGTGCTGGGCCAGACGCCTGCGAGTGCATCCCCCGAGACAAAGGCTGCTATCGCGAGGGCACCAGCCAGAGTGAGTCGCATCAGCACAAAGCGGGGTTTCGGCACGGATCGCACTCGGAGGGACTGCTCGGGTTCGCACGCGATCGCCTACGCTTGGCAGCCGTCGCACGTGGCGTACGGATGCCGGATCGAGCGAGTTGTTCAGCGCGGCGCGAAGTAGATCGTTCGGTGGGGACTATCGCGGCATGGCTACCCGGCGAAGACGGGAGTCGTTATTGCTGTTGTTCTTCACGATCATTCGCAACAGCTCTTGACGGAGCTTTTGCAATTCGGCGGAACTCTGCGAGGACGCTTGCTTGGACTCGGCCATTTGTGTGACACCTATGCGGCGATCGGGCGACCGCCTCTGAGGTCTTCGTCGCGACGAGGAAAGTCCATTCCCGCGTTGTACCGCTCCTTGAGACGCGCCAATTCGGCGGTCAGGGCATTCTCGACCAGCTTCGTGAGAGTCATGCGCGCCGGGTAGCCGGCCAGATGAAACGTGGCGTCGCGTGCTTGTTCCAGCAGATCTGCCGAAACATACAGTGTCGCCCGCACCTTGGCGGAACCGGGCCTGCTTCCGTCGTTCCTCATGTTCAGCGCAAAACCGTCAGCGATGTTTCACGAAACTGGGCCACGATGGCCCTTGCTAAAAGATGTCGGACGATTGCAGACGATTACTGAAAACGTAAGACGTTTGCCCCTACGCCTTACGCGGGGGGCAATCTGCCTACGAATCGTCACAGGCCGTACATGGCGAACGGCTGATCGGCGCAATCGGTCCGAGCCGTCGCGGACCTTGCCGGCCGGCCGGATTTCCACGGTCAGGCAAACCCTGCCGGCCGTGCGGCTGGTGAGAGATGCGGCTGTGGCGCGAGATGCAGTACAACCGCGAGTATTCGTCGCTAGACGAGAAACGGACCTGCCACGTGCTAGCTATTCGCTAGTCGTCGGATCAATGATCGAGCGGACTTCCGAAATTCGGTTCGCCGGGAAGCCTCCTTCGCGGGCATGCTGCTCGATCAACGCCTTGTTCGGCGCGATGTAGACGCAATAAATCTTGTCGTCCGTGACGTAGCTTTCGACCCATTGAATCGATGGGCCGAGTTTCTTCAACACGCCGCACGAAACCGTGGCCGCCTCGTGAAGATCCTGTTTGGTCTTGGCGCCAGCGCCTGGGATGTCGCGTTCGATCACGTACTTGGGCATGGTCTGCCTCCTGGTGAATGCTGCGAGTGTGCGATTTGCGTCAAGCTAATATGTGCTTCAGCGCGATGCAAATGGCTGGTCCACGAAATGCTTGTGGCACCGGCTTGGTTGTTCAAGCGGTTCGAATTTCGGGGGCTCTATATCCGCGGGAATTCGAATTCAGGCAATTTTCACTTCTCGGGACGGAGCTTCGCTTGCCACTCGCTTAAAAGCGCGAGTGCGTCGAGCGGCCGGAGCTGGTTCACGTCCGTCTGGCGTATCTCGTCCAGTAGCGGGTGCTCGGCCGCGGCGAACAGTGTCAATTGCATGTCGCCAATGCGCGTGGCACGGCGACGCCGCGCCAGCTTCGGCTTTCCCCCTTCATCAAGATGCTCTTGCTCGAGCTGCGACAGTATTTGCTTCGCCCGTTCCAGCACTTCGCGCGGTACGCCTGCCAGGCGGGCGACGTGGATGCCGTAGCTTTTGTCCGCTGGACCATCGATGATCTTGTGCAAGAACACGACATTGTCCTGCCACTCTCGCACCGCGACGTTCAGATTTCGCAATTGAGCCAGCGACTGCGTCAAATCAGTCAGCTCGTGATAGTGCGTTGCGAACAGCGTGCGGCAGCCGACCTGATCGTGCAGGAATTCGACGGCCGCCCAGGCCAGCGACACGCCGTCGTAAGTGCTCGTGCCGCGACCGATCTCGTCGAGGATCACCAGGCTGCGCTCGGTGGCCGTATTCAGAATGCGCGCCGTCTCGGTCATCTCGACCATGAACGTGCTGCGTCCCCGCGCCAGGTCGTCG is part of the Pirellulales bacterium genome and encodes:
- a CDS encoding serine protease — its product is MPKPRFVLMRLTLAGALAIAAFVSGDALAGVWPSTFAPPATRPAEVPQQPHPAVVRVIAPEEGGTSFGSGTLVDVRGDYGLVLTNWHVVADATHTVEVVFPDGFRSAARVITTDRTWDLAALAVWRPNVPPVPLATRPPQPGEPLTIAGYGSGKYRAITGKCTQYVAPALNKPYEMVELSVAARQGDSGGPIFNSQGELAGVLWGAGWGTTSG
- a CDS encoding DUF4242 domain-containing protein; amino-acid sequence: MPKYVIERDIPGAGAKTKQDLHEAATVSCGVLKKLGPSIQWVESYVTDDKIYCVYIAPNKALIEQHAREGGFPANRISEVRSIIDPTTSE